One Excalfactoria chinensis isolate bCotChi1 chromosome 19, bCotChi1.hap2, whole genome shotgun sequence genomic window carries:
- the TPST1 gene encoding protein-tyrosine sulfotransferase 1 isoform X2, whose product MVGKLKQNLLLACLVISSVTVFYLGQHAMECHHRIEERSQPARLESVRSTVRTASNGNANKTFAYNKDMPLIFIGGVPRSGTTLMRAMLDAHPDIRCGEETRVIPRILAVKQMWARSSKEKIRLDEAGVTDEVLDSAMQAFLLEIIVKHGEPAPYLCNKDPFALKSLTYLARIFPNAKFLLMVRDGRASVHSMISRKVTIAGFDLNSYRDCLTKWNRAIETMYNQCMEVGFERCMLVHYEQLVLHPERWMRTLLKFLRIPWNQAVLHHEEMIGKAGGVSLSKVERSTDQVIKPVNVEALSKWVGKIPADVLQDMPVIAPMLAKLGYDPYANPPNYGKPDQKVVENTRRVFKGEFQLPDFLKEVPQTEPME is encoded by the exons ATGGTTGGGAAACTCAAGCAGAACTTGCTGTTGGCGTGCCTGGTGATCAGCTCAGTGACAGTGTTCTACTTGGGCCAGCACGCCATGGAGTGTCACCATCGCATAGAGGAACGCAGCCAGCCGGCACGGCTGGAGAGCGTGAGAAGCACAGTGAGAACTGCTTCTAATGGAAACGCAAACAAAACCTTTGCTTACAACAAAGACATGCCTTTAATATTTATTGGAGGAGTACCTCGAAGCGGCACTACGTTAATGCGCGCCATGCTTGATGCTCATCCGGATATTCGATGTGGTGAGGAGACGAGGGTTATCCCACGAATTCTGGCAGTGAAGCAGATGTGGGCGAGGTCAAGCAAAGAGAAGATCCGGCTGGATGAAGCTGGAGTCACAGATGAGGTCCTGGACTCAGCCATGCAAGCGTTTTTATTGGAAATCATCGTGAAGCATGGGGAGCCTGCGCCTTATTTGTGTAACAAAGACCCTTTTGCTCTAAAATCCTTAACTTATCTTGCTAGAATTTTCCCCAATGCCAAATTTCTTCTAATGGTGCGGGATGGTCGTGCGTCTGTACATTCCATGATATCTCGAAAAGTCACGATAGCTGGCTTTGACCTCAACAGCTACAGAGACTGTTTGACCAAGTGGAATCGTGCTATAGAAACTATGTATAACCAGTGTATGGAGGTTGGCTTTGAAAGATGTATGCTGGTACATTACGAACAGCTTGTATTGCATCCTGAAAGGTGGATGAGAACTCTCTTAAAGTTCCTTCGCATCCCGTGGAACCAAGCAGTGCTGCACCACGAAGAGATGATTGGAAAAGCCGGGGGTGTTTCTCTTTCCAA aGTTGAAAGATCTACTGACCAAGTCATCAAGCCAGTCAATGTGGAAGCGCTGTCGAAGTGGGTTGGGAAGATCCCTGCTGATGTTCTGCAAGATATGCCAGTGATCGCACCCATGCTAGCAAAACTGGGCTATGATCCGTATGCCAACCCACCAAACTATGGGAAACCAGATCAAAAAGTTGTGGAAAATACCAGAAGG gtcTTTAAAGGTGAATTTCAGCTTCCTGACTTTCTTAAAGA
- the TPST1 gene encoding protein-tyrosine sulfotransferase 1 isoform X1 → MVGKLKQNLLLACLVISSVTVFYLGQHAMECHHRIEERSQPARLESVRSTVRTASNGNANKTFAYNKDMPLIFIGGVPRSGTTLMRAMLDAHPDIRCGEETRVIPRILAVKQMWARSSKEKIRLDEAGVTDEVLDSAMQAFLLEIIVKHGEPAPYLCNKDPFALKSLTYLARIFPNAKFLLMVRDGRASVHSMISRKVTIAGFDLNSYRDCLTKWNRAIETMYNQCMEVGFERCMLVHYEQLVLHPERWMRTLLKFLRIPWNQAVLHHEEMIGKAGGVSLSKVERSTDQVIKPVNVEALSKWVGKIPADVLQDMPVIAPMLAKLGYDPYANPPNYGKPDQKVVENTRRVFKGEFQLPDFLKEVPQLKKTVERSSRGKIK, encoded by the exons ATGGTTGGGAAACTCAAGCAGAACTTGCTGTTGGCGTGCCTGGTGATCAGCTCAGTGACAGTGTTCTACTTGGGCCAGCACGCCATGGAGTGTCACCATCGCATAGAGGAACGCAGCCAGCCGGCACGGCTGGAGAGCGTGAGAAGCACAGTGAGAACTGCTTCTAATGGAAACGCAAACAAAACCTTTGCTTACAACAAAGACATGCCTTTAATATTTATTGGAGGAGTACCTCGAAGCGGCACTACGTTAATGCGCGCCATGCTTGATGCTCATCCGGATATTCGATGTGGTGAGGAGACGAGGGTTATCCCACGAATTCTGGCAGTGAAGCAGATGTGGGCGAGGTCAAGCAAAGAGAAGATCCGGCTGGATGAAGCTGGAGTCACAGATGAGGTCCTGGACTCAGCCATGCAAGCGTTTTTATTGGAAATCATCGTGAAGCATGGGGAGCCTGCGCCTTATTTGTGTAACAAAGACCCTTTTGCTCTAAAATCCTTAACTTATCTTGCTAGAATTTTCCCCAATGCCAAATTTCTTCTAATGGTGCGGGATGGTCGTGCGTCTGTACATTCCATGATATCTCGAAAAGTCACGATAGCTGGCTTTGACCTCAACAGCTACAGAGACTGTTTGACCAAGTGGAATCGTGCTATAGAAACTATGTATAACCAGTGTATGGAGGTTGGCTTTGAAAGATGTATGCTGGTACATTACGAACAGCTTGTATTGCATCCTGAAAGGTGGATGAGAACTCTCTTAAAGTTCCTTCGCATCCCGTGGAACCAAGCAGTGCTGCACCACGAAGAGATGATTGGAAAAGCCGGGGGTGTTTCTCTTTCCAA aGTTGAAAGATCTACTGACCAAGTCATCAAGCCAGTCAATGTGGAAGCGCTGTCGAAGTGGGTTGGGAAGATCCCTGCTGATGTTCTGCAAGATATGCCAGTGATCGCACCCATGCTAGCAAAACTGGGCTATGATCCGTATGCCAACCCACCAAACTATGGGAAACCAGATCAAAAAGTTGTGGAAAATACCAGAAGG gtcTTTAAAGGTGAATTTCAGCTTCCTGACTTTCTTAAAGA